In one Lolium rigidum isolate FL_2022 chromosome 3, APGP_CSIRO_Lrig_0.1, whole genome shotgun sequence genomic region, the following are encoded:
- the LOC124698016 gene encoding mitochondrial import inner membrane translocase subunit TIM22-4-like has protein sequence MASPEATGAAGDVAAQTAAVEVEPIRLPSHEDMKMQDTYNNCVVRSVLSGVMGGGLGVMMGLFLGALENPVMAEEMTARQQIVYQAKQMGRRSMGNAKTFAVMGLIFSAVECVVEKARARHDVTNSAVAGCVTGGALAVKGGPQAACMGCAGFAAFSVAIEKFMDRHT, from the exons ATGGCTTCGCCGGAGGCAACCGGGGCGGCCGGGGATGTGGCGGCCCAGACGGCCGCCGTCGAGGTGGAGCCGATCCGGCTGCCGTCGCATGAGGACATGAAGATGCAGGATACGTATAACAACTGCGTCGTCCGGAGCGTCCTGAGTGGTGTCATGG GTGGTGGTCTTGGTGTAATGATGGGACTATTTCTTGGAGCTTTGGAGAATCCAGTCATGGCAGAGGAGATGACAGCAAGGCAACAAATAGTCTACCAGGCAAAGCAGATGGGAAGGAGAAGTATGGGCAATGCTAAGACCTTTGCAGTAATGGGCCTGATTTTCTCTGCAGTTGAATGTGTCGTAGAGAAG GCTCGGGCAAGGCATGACGTTACCAATTCAGCAGTAGCTGGTTGTGTCACAGGAGGAGCTTTAGCTGTGAAAG GTGGCCCTCAAGCTGCTTGTATGGGCTGTGCGGGTTTTGCTGCCTTTTCGGTGGCAATTGAGAAGTTCATGGATCGCCATACTTGA
- the LOC124702181 gene encoding eukaryotic translation initiation factor 2 subunit alpha homolog, with protein MPNLECRMYEPRFPEVDAAVMIQVKHIADMGAYVSLLEYNNVEGMILFSELSRRRIRSISSLIKVGRQEPAIVLRVDRDKGYIDLSKRRVSEEEARSCEDRYNKSKLVHSIMRHVAETLEIDLEPIYQRIGWPLYRKYGHAFEAFKLVVADPDAILDVLTYEEKEIGPDGEEVTKVLPAVTPEIKETLVQNIRRRMTPQPLKIRADVEMKCFQFDGVLHIKEAMRRAEAAGTTNCPVKIKLVAPPLYVLTTQTLDKDQGISVLTAAVKACTAAIEKHKGKLIVKEAPRAVSDKEDKLLNAHLDTLVEKNAEVAGDDDSEDEEDTGMGDIDLTNNGVNAD; from the exons aTGCCGAACCTCGAGTGCCGGATGTACGAGCCGCGGTTCCCGGAGGTGGACGCGGCGGTCATGATCCAGGTGAAGCACATCGCGGACATGGGCGCCTACGTCTCGCTGCTCGAGTACAACAACGTGGAGGGCATGATCCTCTTCTCGGAGCTCTCGCGCCGCCGCATCCGCTCCATCTCCTCGCTCATCAAGGTCGGCCGCCAGGAGCCCGCCATCGTGCTCCGCGTCGACCGCGACAAGGGATACATCGACCTCTCCAAGCGCAGGGTCTCCGAGGAGGAGGCGCGCTCCTGCGAGGACAGGTACAACAAGTCCAAGCTCGTGCACTCCATCATGCGCCACGTCGCCGAGACGCTCGAGATCGACCTCGAGCCCATCTACCAGCGCATCGGGTGGCCGCTCTACCGCAAGTATGGACACGCCTTCGAGGCGTTCAAGCTCGTTGTCGCCGACCCCGACGCCATCCTCGACGTCCTCACCTACGAGGAGAAGGAGATCGGTCCTGATGGAGAAGAG GTGACTAAGGTGTTGCCTGCTGTCACGCCTGAGATTAAGGAGACCCTGGTCCAGAACATCAGAAGGAGGATGACACCGCAGCCACTCAAGATCCGTGCAGACGTCGAGATGAAGTGTTTCCAATTCGATGGGGTGCTCCACATTAAG GAAGCCATGAGGAGGGCTGAAGCTGCTGGTACCACTAATTGTCCTGTGAAGATTAAGCTTGTTGCTCCTCCTCTCTATGTTCTGACTACACAGACTCTTGACAAG GACCAAGGCATCTCTGTACTCACTGCTGCAGTTAAGGCATGCACAGCAGCGATTGAAAAACACAAAGGGAAGCTAATAGTGAAAGAAGCACCGAGAGCT GTGAGTGATAAGGAAGATAAGCTATTGAATGCCCACTTGGATACCCTGGTTGAGAAAAACGCGGAGGTTGC
- the LOC124698014 gene encoding uncharacterized protein LOC124698014, whose protein sequence is MDSYNARYMVELLAVRPRFSFVGTFVAFTDYSECYSSSQRGQDSKGYLKLHSEGQAISDQFSIRITIPENGNRITDVGVFSYTVDPYTCDIAVTHTISTRRGRKMDVTFVPIHTATQVNVYVTLDLISSGSIYYVYGGITACHQLYGGKDVILFSHGKEDKAKVIDGKLPLSRNWAAVPIYLKPLLTIKMNLCVTSNQDHDDHGRTISFQGDITFYRDDPEKTICTEDNDKVKVKIAYR, encoded by the exons ATGGATAGCTACAATGCTCGGTACATGGTAGAGCTGCTGGCTGTGCGTCCTCGCTTCAGCTTCGTAGGCACCTTTGTTGCCTTTACCGATTATTCTGAATGCTACTCATCTTCACAAAGAGGACAAGATTCGAAG GGTTATTTAAAGCTACATTCAGAAGGCCAGGCCATTAGTGACCAATTCTCTATTAGGATTACTATCCCAGAGAATGGCAACAGGATAACTGATGTAGGAGTGTTCTCCTACACAGTGGACCCTTACACGTGCGACATTGCTGTAACGCACACCATCTCAACTCGACGCGGCAGGAAAATGGACGTTACTTTTGTGCCGATACACACTGCTACACAGGTCAATGTGTACGTCACCCTTGATCTCATATCTAGTGGCAGCATCTACTATGTCTATGGTGGAATTACTGCATGCCACCAACTCTATGGCGGCAAGGATGTCATTCTCTTTTCTCATGGAAAAGAGGACAAAGCAAAGGTTATAGATGGCAAACTTCCACTGTCACGCAACTGGGCTGCTGTACCAATATACTTGAAGCCTCTCCTGACAATCAAGATGAACCTGTGCGTTACATCTAATCAAGATCATGATGATCATGGTCGTACCATCTCCTTCCAAGGTGATATTACCTTCTATCGTGACGATCCTGAAAAGACAATCTGCACTGAAGACAATGATAAAGTTAAAGTGAAGATTGCATACCGGTAA
- the LOC124695362 gene encoding myb-related protein Zm38-like: MGRRPCCDKANVTKGRWTPEEDAKLLAHTSNHGTGNSASVPQRAGLKRCWRSCKLRYNKHLRPSLKPENFPQEEEDRIHSMLGNRWSLIANQLPGRTDKDVQSYWNTKLSEKLRQRGIDPLTHRPIADLMQSIGTLPIRPAPTAAASSSSVAPLQTVGVASRTGPAAAAGKRACTKNIGYA; encoded by the exons ATGGGGCGTCGTCCGTGCTGCGACAAGGCGAACGTGACGAAGGGGCGGTGGACGCCGGAGGAGGACGCCAAGCTGCTGGCACACACCTCCAACCACGGCACCGGCAACTCGGCATCGGTTCCCCAGAGGGCGG GGCTGAAGCGGTGCTGGAGGAGCTGCAAGCTGCGGTACAACAAGCACCTGAGGCCCAGCCTGAAGCCCGAGAACTTcccgcaggaggaggaggaccgcatcCATTCCATGTTAGGGAACAG GTGGTCTCTGATCGCGAACCAGCTACCGGGGCGGACGGACAAGGACGTGCAGAGCTACTGGAACACCAAGCTCAGCGAGAAGCTTCGGCAGAGGGGCATCGACCCCCTCACACACCGCCCCATCGCTGACCTCATGCAGAGCATCGGCACTCTCCCCATCCGCCCCGCGCCCACtgccgcggcctcctcctcctctgtggCTCCCCTGCAGACTGTGGGAGTGGCGTCCAGGACCGGCCCTGCTGCGGCGGCGGGTAAGCGGGCCTGCACCAAGAACATAGGCTACGCATAA